The DNA sequence CTTTGTTTTCGTGTACTGCGTCTGCTTATATCACTGCCTTGAGGTGATGAAGCTCGCGATGCAGTTGGCGTGCTAGCCAAAGATCCAGAACCCACATTTTGGGCTTGtaaatatttaggtttttttaataaatgataCTGAAACTTTCTGTTTTTCTCAAAGTTTCCGGATTTCGGGGGTCTCCCGCGTTTTTTAGCACCTCTCCCAGACATCATTAACACGAACTGTCAATTATGTTATGTTTTGCACGTGTATAGTAAAAACATagtgatgtttacaaaaacaagatGATAAAATATTTCAGTTCATCCTAAATCCATCGCACTCATGATTCCAGCCGTTTGTAAAGCTTCACGCAAATTAAAAGTCACAACGCTTTCAAGTCACCACTTTTATGAGTATATTCACAAGAaggtaaaaaccaaatcaagtCACTGATACAAGTAGAGATTTCGATTTTCTATACGGAAAGAATGCACCAAAAACTAATGACGCGAAATGCGAGTACATGCAATTCTGAAACGCTTAATGCTGGCTCCTCATTGGTCGATTATAAGTCCGCCATGTCGTTTTCATAATTTGTGAACTATTGAATTTACAATACGTGGTATCCTCGAAGATAATAAGAAATTAATAATAGAACACGAACTAGATCGTAAATGATCAAAAATAATACCAAGATTGGCTATTTTACGGCTTAAGTCACTTAATTATATCTCAAGCTATCACCGAAGTGAGGACAACCGCAGCCATTTTCTTTCGACAGAATGTTAAGTCAATAGCGGTACTTCTATGTTTATTTATAGGAAAtgataagaaaaatattttaaaatagtcAGAATAATATTCCAAAGAAACGAAGTGATTTCTTTTTTGACTTAATCTTTATATTAGtaccagttttaaataaatttaaaatataccaACAGGAAGCAAACTATGCTTtttaaaaaactgtttaagcTACTGACGAAACCATTGAAGACTTTTATATATCCAAGCAGTTTATATATTTGTTTAGGCTAGCCACAGACGCACGGATTTTTTACCCAGGTTCCGTTCCGTAGAGGTTCAGTACGAAATTACATGTGTGAACGGGATGTCACTCAACACATGCATGgcgctgtctcgcttgcacatGTCATTCCGTGCGTCTGCGGCTAGGGCATGGCTAGAGTATAGTTTAAGACCCTTCCACacttgtgcgcgaatcgcggcgcgaagccgcgaacgtgaATGTGGAGTCGAATTCGCAGATCTGCGATAAtagatatagatggtcaagcaaatcttgtcagtacaaaaaggcggcaaatttgaaaactgtaggcgcgaagggataatcgtcccatagaaaacttgaatttcgcgcctttttttactgacaacttgacaagatttggttgaccagctataatatatagctcgaggcgagccacgagacgcgaatGTAAACGGCCTTTAGGGACCTACAATACGACCTAAtaccatagatggtagtatttctatagatgtggcctaccgcgtgcccccgtaagggatagacatagatgacgtcacaaacccggggataccatataggtaaaaattaccccaatattatcaaatattggagtaattttaatcacgttcgcgagttgttcgcctacgtaagacgcagcgataaataaaatatcaatgggccaattttctttttttttttaatttatttagaaaccaaacagccttttacaaataagtcttacaaaaattactaaaaatagacctaaagtttcatacgttactaagttgactattacaatgaaaagtaaataggttacttaattataaattacccgtaggtatagttgtgagtacaacacgcaaataaagtaagaaaacaatgcaaaatatttacttgaaacaatttttcaattactagtaaacaaaatacgccgaactttgttcttggaaacggacaaactatgaacaaaaatgtctatatcattaagcgattaattatacatattacaagtacgcctaaagaaagaatttttagcatactgtgtgccacaggaagaaatagaaaaggtaggttttcgtaatatgctttgagcatatccggcagttttgcgtcggtgcctagtttctccttccggttgctaaaatccatttagcacgcgtgcctgcatcttgtggaaatctggaggtaataaacgaaatattcattttgtaatctgtcactcttattgcaaaattaagaattagtgcctgcagcatatcatagaattagattatctgagtcgtggcaaaaccccctataacgttagaaagaatccgtaatgcttaaataaatataatttacattctaatttaaacacagttcaattttattgttcgtatatgtccagttctacagcaaaattatttataaaaatgttattaaaatacaaaatacccgaattttggggtaatgaTATGCAtcgcgggctggtatccctcgaataatagctatgcgactaaattgaatacacgttattaaaagggtgacggcttactgtcaatatgcctacgtaatttggtcggttaatttatcaggaaatatttataggttaatttttttacccgagttattatttactgtaaatgctttttctactcagattttaattgatatagattgtaggatgctgttactaagcatgataatgtgaccgaagtataaaatactgtatttacctgtgaaatgttacgttgtcctgtttttgccggcagtcacttgtacagcgcaaaactgagcaattcaccatatttgttgaattgttaagtactactacatgcacacgaaacactgatttcaatatttttcctgataatctttgcactgttcatatgtttcacaccaatttgacgtttacgcattgtttgtatcccaccataaactacggtggggaataaaaaaatatgagactctgacaaagacaaacaataatagcgctttctctgctactcctagtgaaagatacataagactatcccgttctgtcgttatccccaccactcatgccatgccctcgccTAATACCTATATCTGACAATCAAGTGACAGATGTCAGATAGTGCAGTGCGCCTAGCCCATTGATCATTTCATTTTTGAGGCTGAGAGGTTAGATGAAATTTTTATCTATCGTAACTTGTGCAGTTAGTAAACATATatcataattaggtacctaattttgttATATCAATGAACACAATGTATTCCATGAAAAACATAATTACTCATGACGGCGATATACTTTTACCAAAGTGCATGTATCACATGAAAAATCTGTACAAGTTCGACACGACGGCGGAATCGACCGAAGAAGATATCGATATCAATGTTAGAACCCAGGTTATGAAGTTACTAAAGGTTTATTTCATCAGTACTCTCTTTTAACCGCTACCAATATATAATTCAGGGTCTTCTATGTTGGCCACAAAAAAAAGGTTGTTCAgggttaattattataattttatgaaaGTGAAAATAATTGTGTTTTCAAATTATATTGATGGTATTATGAAGTAGACAGAGATCTTTCGTGATTAGATTTGTTGCAAAACCAGTAGTAGGATTTGCAGTAGATTAcaataaagcatttttcaaaaaattgtatcAGGATGTTCATACACCTGCTGAATGTGTTTCGTCATCTAAGTTATTGTAAAGTacctgttttcattaaaaaatctGGATCTCATTGATTTCgtcttgtatgtttattataattttatcagcatgcatctataaaaataaacttattttacagATGCCAAGCAAGGAAATGGCTGACCTGGAAGTCAGACAGGATCAGCTCTTAAAGAAGCTTGACATCCTTTATGATAGGATTAAAACAATAAGTTCATTCTGCAATGTGGATCCTACAAAAGTTAGCAGATCAAGCAAAAAGAACCCTGCTCTTGTAAGTATACTCAAAATcattgttttcttgtttttactGCAGGCCCAGCTGGTtttttttacaagattttatataacttgccctgttagtatgttagttagtgtgggtcaaatcttggaagctataTTTGACCCACTTACCAATGTCCGATTGAGCATATTTGTTGTGTTTGTATATTTTCAATAACATATGCTTAGTAAGATaatgttaagagcccatcaacatgcacactagcgccactgctaaataatcgtgattatttcaatttaacgaaagatatttactTTTTGACAGATTGAAATACCAGAGGAAATAGTTTTGGTATACAGCCCTGATTGTTTACCCTGGTTTTTGAAAAAGATAGTGAAGGAATCCTCTTATCCAGTTAATGTATCATGGCATATTCATTCTTCTGTCCCAACCGAAAAGGTGCCAAAAATACAGGCTTTTGTGAAAAGCTTTCCAAAACAAGGACATGCATCTAAAGTTACTATCAGGCTGATATTCAAAAATGGTGAGTTGACTAATTATTAAGATAATGCaatatacagtagagtccggttataacgacgcccaagggaccgctgatattacgtcgtactaaccggacgtcgcactaagcgaactgccaatttttatatatttttttaatcaaaataatgacatcattttgtatttattaatacttatgcgacaatcaacgaaaaaaaagcattttaattaaaatattaatttacgttagtattacaacactttgtcttaaatacagagacttgtgtgtttagaagaagccacttttgtaggttcgcgtactcactcatcatccgcaaattactcgaatcccgtaaaataaaaagtcgtaatttttAGGGATCTAATCAAGGTGACAATCTTACATCaacaatcaaaaaataaataagttttttgtcaaagatttcaattttgactcaagcctttatcgcgcactgtttacttttgtttcaacaagcaacctatacctactcaattgagacaattctTACAAACAAACTTACAAACTCAATTAGGATGCGTTGTCCAGCTCCaaggtaccaaaatattgcattgtcacccaacttacataattatttatgtgaagtttaagctcaattgaataatgctaattgggttttatttagtttgcaagattacgaaaagtcacagttTTTCATCTTGCTGCATATAGGCAAAGGGGGGGGGAGttgggtgcgcgggacggagtaagcttcttaccaacaaATTATGTGTAAAAATTACGttgctcgtcgttgtaaccggacttgacggacagATTTTGTGTAAagttccgtcgttaaaagcggtcggtcgttataagccactgacttaatataaaagaaatagacacacaaagcagaacaaaaacgtcaagaaatgtggatcccaatgacgtttcgcaccatttgcattgatgataaaaacgcttacgtaaattttgagtcaagataaatgtttcgtacagaaaagagcttaatgtcgtaagcaaagtgtcaaatttgcaaacataagtaccaacactgttaaaaaatttagtccgatggcactaaacgtaacgtatttacgtcaaacaacgtcaaacgagaataatgaacgaatggagtcactttggtacactttaatatgtattactgtacaggaaaatattaaaattgaagtaataaataaaacaaatttaatttaatcgggagctcaaataaaattaattcgtggttcaaatttaaacaaataaaatttttaattcgtaagtatacgtctttaaatactaatttccttgaaataaattctacttattaaataactgtgtatttaagatctacatttactcatagcacgggtgcacggggacatttagatactgattggatttttttttataaagtctacctatactttataaaaaaaaatcctgtggttgtcactgtgttccgacaggtttagcatttacagttagtcgatataagcccttattggtggtgtatatgtcggaaacagggaaatgggccaaacacacaagtgccgttttgccttgtttaaaactgcatcacccctatctcttgctataattaaatagcagtccactttgcacgtcgcataggttttcttggaaatctttaatttaaacataatattatttcttatgaattccatataaaaatataaaaaaatattgacctcacatcgactcaatagaattttgttccttgacatcccttctttggtactaacaaattaatttattcaaaaccataaaattaccaccagattacataaattatgtaatgctatccaaagaactaaccgaaagaaatacattccatcctttttccttgttttatcattgttatttttacatattttaacggcacatttcgtaattgttgacaacttcacatttgagcgtttcaaacaagactaaacgaaaaagtaatgcatgatctgttttgacatcacttttgtggggccatttttggcggctgattgggtatccagttctttatactatatcaatgttataagcggagtcgtaataaacggttgtatagtttgtagctttctaatagaccccgaaggctaatcctattgtctattgttcagtaaaaccgcacgtgctacttacctgcaaaaaagggtcctaattattctatttggcacctgagcgcgggctagtccaacactcaaaaaaccagtgtaggtgcgctctcagATAATTGgagcctttgttacgcatctcgatgacacattttagactggttctgtagcgttcgactcgccgggactcagtaaccgaagtaccgattttttatgcaggtggttgtggcacgtggcacgagcggtttttcttaacaatagacaataggattagccttcggggtctattagaaagctacaaactatactttcatagtagctcatactaaaaccaaacaagtgcttatacttacgtcgctataagcggttggttgttatatgcgaagtcgtactaatcggactctactgtatgtACTTTTTATATCTAATATTACATAAGTTGAGTAAACTACTATGACTACCTTTATTAAAGTAAATAACGGTCCTTTTTTATTTAGTTGCAGCTGATCCTGAATTGAAGTGGTCATCTTTGGACCTGCCCATCATTGGAAATGTAAACATTTTAAGATATGTTTCATTGGCATATCCATCTGTTATACCATATGACTCTGATGACTACAATGTGGACAACTTCCTAGATATCTGTCACTTGTTGGAGAGAACACCGGAAAAGAACAAGGAAAAATTGACAAAGAAACTATTCTCTCAATCCAAGAATTGGATATATAACAATGAATTCTCAATTGTTGATGTTGCTGCTTATAATGTGCTTAAGCAATGGCAAAATAGTAGTAAATATGCTCCTAAAGATTGGTTGGCAAAATGTGACaaactattttaattttttatattaatacacAACACTCATACTCACACATTGTTGTCATTTTTAATTGACTCCAAACACAAATATCCTatctactatataaattatcaaaTAAGCCTAacccaatgcaatatttaacatttttcccatTAGGACTATTCAGTGCAGAGTGAAGGAAGAATGAGTTGAAATCTGAAGTACTAATGACTGTTTTAATTGATTAGCACATTTCCTTCCAAATGTAAAtagaatacatatataaatgtgGCTATGTAGCTATTTCACACACAGGTTCAAATAGGACATCAGACTTAAATGAAATGaagaaaacaaaaatgttttatgCTACAATTCTGTATTGTTACAAAGTAAACATCCAAATATTGAAAGTTACAAATAAGGGAATTTTCGCCCAAATAATGGCACCTGATATATTTCGTATGGCAATTACGTAAAAGAATAATACAGTTCTCTACCTTTTAGTGCCATTCCTATCCACAAGTATAGGTGTTGGCAGGAGAGTTGAGGTGAATGAGTACCAGTAATAATAGCAACAACACAAACAGATGAACCAATTTTGGTAAAACATGTCTAAGAACCACCACTATAACACctgcttttaaataaataaaaccacaTTCAAATCGGTTCACCCGTTTAAGTGCCACAGAAAaatacacagacagacacacgcagCGGTCAAactaacacccctctttttgcgttgGAATGAATGAGACGTGATCAGTGTGATAGCGCCCTAAAAGTAATTGAAGTAACTTTCTTGAAGTTAGCTGTTGAATTGAACTTGAAAAGATAGTACGAAAAAAGAATACATGTAGACATGTTGTTTGCGTGATTATAGCAGCATTATTTGCGGTTTGTATACATCGTTCATAACATTTCATAATCATAAAACCTTTACAATCTAATAAAGctgtaaaaaaacctaaaacTGGTCCATTGATCAATTATGTTATCAAAATGTAAATCATTAAAAAGTAGATAAACATAATGAACAAGTGCATCTTAACTCCAGTATAAGTATATCACTAACAATGCTGTATTATTTGTTTATGTGAATTTCACACTATGTAATGAACAACTAACTTTAATTTACATGCCTATAATGTAATATAGTCAAAAGGTTTTAATATtgaaaattatattacaatagatcacagttattttaataaaattgtgcCTAGTCTTCAAGCTTGTTCTTAAATTAAATGCATGCTGCCTTATTTTTATCGAtaatactaattttatttacataaatcgGAGTTATACTTCTAAAATTATCAGTCGATTTCATTAAATTTCTTTGCTCCATATAAAAACGTTAAGAAATTAACCTAAATTATGTCTCAATATTATACCTTATAACATAAATTACTCAACTATTTCAACTTTCCGATCAATACTGTTCATTATATTCAATGCATAGGCAAAgatattatgtaaataggtagaATGGAATGAACTATTAAATGAATGAATAGGTACACAAAAATAGTTTTGTCAATTGTTAGATTCAGTTACGTCAGCGTAGCTTTCAAGGTATCAACTTATACATATATCAATAGGATTTATCATTTTATTACAGTTTTGGTTTCCACCTCACGAAAACCAAAACTggctaaaggccccagtacacaatgggccagcgccggccactccaagggacgcagccatgcggagatagcaatatcacttgctccctctaacgcataaatgcgtcccttggagtggccggcgatggcccattgtgtactggggccctaaaataatataggtacagtcacctgcaatatgttattctttgaaggccgcaaaaatatgtgacacgctcttatggctttacaaataagatcgtatcagatatttttgcggccttcgatgtgtaacatattattgcaggtgactgtacatagagCAAAGCTCGCAGGTCTTGTGTTTTAGGTATTtgttatacagtgaaacctggttaattgacacctggataaatgcaaaacctcaataattgcaaccaaaggtccggtcccggtcccttgagaccaaaaggcctctataattgaaatttagatttgagtgcttttcgtaattttacctctgtaattgaccacatcGCAACTAAGACccctataattgacactgtgcaaaaaaaccgttattttagctcttcttattacctctataattgaaacgAGTCTATAAGTAAGACCTCTGTAGTTGAAataatgtagacttgtagaaagcagaaacaatattttaatagcaatgataattttatattaaatcttcacccagaattcaatttattaattggGTATCTATCACAGACtgtagtaggtgaaatagttttgattaaatcaaaaacataatatgctttttacattccaataaaactttcttctacaattcaaggaATTATTAAAAAACCCAAATGATTATAAGCAGTAACTAATATAGTTAAGTGTTAAAGTGCAAGTATGGGCTGGGCTGTATATACAGCCCAGAAACCCAGAATCTACTTTTAATGGTTATTTGAACCTCCATAAAAGCAAAttgtcagaacgcaacctctattaatgagaacctctataattgacacaacgattttttgaacctcgttaattggcacgacctgcttaaatgaaaaacctggttaattgacaataaaattgccggtcccttgagattgcaattatccaggtttcactgtagtaCCTAAGAGCTACGAGTTGTTGGACTAAGCTGAAGAGTCTTAACAATGTTGCTGGACATAGGAAAGCGTGGTGCGAGCTTATGAAGCAGCTGCCCAGCAGGGAGGGGGGTTTACACTGAGTGTGACCAATTGAAAGTAACCGCGATAAGCGTAAGTAAAAACTTAAAATGATTACGTAACCTTACGTATACTATCGATTATTGcttcattatttttaaacaaatatgcCCATTCAAGGGATTTTGTAGGATTATGTGTCTTAATTTAAtcatatttgtttattattattacatttattacccATTATTTAACAGTAACTTTTGTTTgaatgtaagtacatacaattTTGGAGTGACTTTACCCCAGTCATTTAAGACGTGTAATATTGtggtttataaatatttttatgtgcAATAGGAATAAATtgagaaaatcttaattttcaaCTTTTTATGGCTACAAGTCTGTCCACGCAGATAACCGACACCGTAAGTAATGGTTGGTacagtcagagggcctaccgcgaatcacgtttgacgtgttgcctctttgtcgcacttgtaaattcgtacgtaagtgtgacagggaggcaacacgtcgaacgtggttcgcggtaggccctcagtaaaCTATATTTTTAGTAAGAAATCCacaatagaaaaatataaagaacAGTCATATGTAAACGTTTACTAAATAGTATTTCGATTTAAACACGTAATGTATTAAAGCTAACAGATTA is a window from the Cydia amplana chromosome 6, ilCydAmpl1.1, whole genome shotgun sequence genome containing:
- the LOC134648810 gene encoding uncharacterized protein LOC134648810 isoform X1, which gives rise to MNTMYSMKNIITHDGDILLPKCMYHMKNLYKFDTTAESTEEDIDINVRTQVMKLLKMPSKEMADLEVRQDQLLKKLDILYDRIKTISSFCNVDPTKVSRSSKKNPALIEIPEEIVLVYSPDCLPWFLKKIVKESSYPVNVSWHIHSSVPTEKVPKIQAFVKSFPKQGHASKVTIRLIFKNVAADPELKWSSLDLPIIGNVNILRYVSLAYPSVIPYDSDDYNVDNFLDICHLLERTPEKNKEKLTKKLFSQSKNWIYNNEFSIVDVAAYNVLKQWQNSSKYAPKDWLAKCDKLF
- the LOC134648810 gene encoding uncharacterized protein LOC134648810 isoform X2 produces the protein MNTMYSMKNIITHDGDILLPKCMYHMKNLYKFDTTAESTEEDIDINVRTQMPSKEMADLEVRQDQLLKKLDILYDRIKTISSFCNVDPTKVSRSSKKNPALIEIPEEIVLVYSPDCLPWFLKKIVKESSYPVNVSWHIHSSVPTEKVPKIQAFVKSFPKQGHASKVTIRLIFKNVAADPELKWSSLDLPIIGNVNILRYVSLAYPSVIPYDSDDYNVDNFLDICHLLERTPEKNKEKLTKKLFSQSKNWIYNNEFSIVDVAAYNVLKQWQNSSKYAPKDWLAKCDKLF
- the LOC134648810 gene encoding uncharacterized protein LOC134648810 isoform X3 codes for the protein MPSKEMADLEVRQDQLLKKLDILYDRIKTISSFCNVDPTKVSRSSKKNPALIEIPEEIVLVYSPDCLPWFLKKIVKESSYPVNVSWHIHSSVPTEKVPKIQAFVKSFPKQGHASKVTIRLIFKNVAADPELKWSSLDLPIIGNVNILRYVSLAYPSVIPYDSDDYNVDNFLDICHLLERTPEKNKEKLTKKLFSQSKNWIYNNEFSIVDVAAYNVLKQWQNSSKYAPKDWLAKCDKLF